The Candidatus Binatus sp. genome has a segment encoding these proteins:
- a CDS encoding AMP-binding protein: protein MARVQGAIEQLIRMRVKQHPRETWLKFKDQEFSWEQVLSNSHRAANGLLALGIAPGDRVAIMMGNRPEFLWIHFAIGFIGAVSVPVNTSQRGVTLHHVLADSDSAAVIFEELLRDSVMAVRDSLPSLKATVVADGKTAKGVDTTLDALMAHPDREPDVDVGSGAGGASMMYTSGTTGPPKGVIASGGDSTALAAVLGAIKLRPGETIYTALPLFHGNALMISGFGSMLLDAKFAIAERFSASRFWDECRKYHAVEFNTLGGMIPILLKQPPRPDDRKHEVRVVLSAACPPSVWKEFEDRFGVKIIEVYGMVDSPGFLMNDVDRVGSMGKPVGEVEFRVVDDNDNPLPAGKIGELVFRHPKGQLSHYHKLPDATAEAYRNGWFHSGDLARTDEDGFYYFCGRKKASIRRRGENISAWEIETVVNQHAAVLESAAYAVPSELGEDEVKIAVVLAPGAKLRPEDLIEFCRDRMAYYAVPRFIEFIDELPKTGTQRIQYAALKARGVAGAWDREQAGIKVERARTPA from the coding sequence ATGGCGCGCGTACAGGGAGCGATTGAGCAGCTGATCAGGATGCGCGTGAAGCAGCATCCGCGCGAAACCTGGCTCAAGTTCAAAGACCAGGAATTTTCGTGGGAGCAGGTGTTAAGCAACAGTCATCGCGCGGCCAACGGCTTGCTTGCGCTCGGCATCGCGCCTGGCGACCGCGTCGCGATCATGATGGGAAATCGCCCCGAATTTTTGTGGATACACTTTGCGATCGGTTTCATCGGCGCGGTGAGCGTTCCCGTCAACACGTCGCAGCGCGGCGTGACATTGCATCACGTGCTCGCGGACTCCGACTCCGCGGCGGTGATCTTCGAAGAGCTGCTGCGCGATTCGGTGATGGCGGTAAGGGACTCGCTCCCGAGCCTGAAAGCTACCGTGGTAGCCGACGGCAAGACCGCCAAGGGCGTAGATACGACTCTGGATGCGCTCATGGCGCATCCCGATCGGGAGCCCGACGTCGATGTCGGCTCGGGCGCCGGTGGCGCAAGCATGATGTACACCTCGGGCACCACCGGGCCTCCGAAAGGCGTCATCGCCAGCGGCGGAGACAGCACTGCGCTCGCTGCGGTGCTGGGCGCCATCAAGCTGCGTCCCGGCGAGACCATCTACACGGCGCTCCCGCTGTTTCACGGCAACGCGCTGATGATCTCGGGATTCGGCTCGATGCTTCTCGATGCCAAATTCGCGATCGCCGAGCGCTTCAGCGCGTCGCGATTCTGGGATGAATGCCGCAAGTACCACGCCGTCGAGTTCAACACCCTGGGCGGCATGATTCCGATTCTGCTCAAGCAGCCGCCGCGTCCCGACGATCGCAAGCACGAAGTGCGGGTGGTGCTCTCGGCAGCTTGTCCGCCATCGGTGTGGAAGGAATTCGAGGATCGCTTCGGCGTTAAAATCATCGAAGTTTATGGAATGGTCGATTCGCCCGGTTTCCTTATGAACGACGTTGACCGCGTCGGGTCGATGGGTAAGCCGGTCGGCGAGGTAGAGTTCCGCGTAGTTGACGACAACGACAATCCGCTCCCGGCGGGCAAGATCGGCGAACTCGTCTTCCGTCATCCCAAGGGCCAGCTCAGTCATTATCACAAGCTTCCCGATGCGACCGCAGAGGCATACCGCAACGGATGGTTTCATTCGGGCGATCTCGCCAGGACCGACGAGGACGGTTTCTATTATTTCTGCGGACGCAAGAAGGCATCGATCCGGCGCCGCGGCGAGAACATTTCCGCCTGGGAGATCGAGACCGTCGTTAATCAGCATGCAGCAGTGTTGGAGTCGGCGGCCTACGCGGTGCCGTCGGAACTCGGGGAGGATGAAGTCAAGATCGCGGTCGTGCTGGCGCCCGGCGCGAAACTTCGTCCCGAAGATCTCATCGAGTTTTGTCGCGACCGGATGGCCTACTACGCGGTTCCGCGGTTCATCGAATTTATCGATGAGCTTCCCAAGACCGGCACTCAGCGCATCCAATATGCTGCGCTGAAGGCGCGCGGCGTCGCTGGCGCATGGGATCGCGAGCAGGCAGGCATCAAGGTCGAACGAGCACGCACCCCGGCATGA
- a CDS encoding nitroreductase family protein, with the protein MEFQELIGTRRSIRFFDPKRPVEQEKIQKILEACLVASCAVNAHWLRAIVVKRDDIPKAELEKLKNPVQAVVIELAPVHIYFYADLGVVNRVKGARLKELVAANVIASTHGWSLRFVDEVVYPMILKPMTESPYYPAMAAFDCGIAACQGLLMAFEQGLGACLTSFAAPLIGAITKPPADWFPLYQLNIGYSLESREAGGQRPRPPFEEQYFLGKYGNPFPRDSKVVEELKKSKMLQAPAPLPGRKEELRRLAKQLNLPE; encoded by the coding sequence ATGGAATTTCAGGAATTAATCGGCACGCGACGTTCGATTCGCTTCTTCGATCCCAAGCGGCCCGTCGAACAGGAAAAGATTCAGAAAATTCTGGAGGCTTGCCTCGTCGCTTCGTGCGCCGTCAACGCGCATTGGCTTCGCGCAATCGTCGTCAAGCGCGACGACATACCCAAGGCCGAACTCGAGAAGCTGAAGAACCCCGTGCAGGCCGTCGTTATTGAACTCGCCCCGGTGCACATCTACTTCTACGCCGACCTCGGCGTCGTGAATCGGGTCAAGGGCGCCCGTCTCAAAGAGTTAGTCGCGGCAAATGTTATCGCTTCGACCCACGGCTGGAGTCTCAGGTTCGTCGATGAGGTCGTGTATCCGATGATCCTCAAGCCGATGACCGAATCGCCGTACTATCCGGCGATGGCCGCTTTCGATTGCGGTATCGCGGCGTGCCAGGGCCTGCTGATGGCGTTCGAACAAGGGCTCGGCGCGTGCCTTACCTCGTTCGCCGCACCCCTCATCGGCGCGATCACCAAGCCGCCCGCGGATTGGTTCCCGCTCTACCAGCTCAACATCGGCTACTCGCTGGAGTCTCGCGAAGCGGGCGGGCAGCGGCCGCGGCCTCCGTTCGAGGAGCAGTACTTCCTCGGCAAGTACGGAAATCCGTTTCCGCGCGATTCTAAAGTCGTCGAGGAACTGAAGAAATCCAAGATGCTGCAAGCGCCGGCGCCGCTTCCGGGCCGCAAGGAGGAACTCCGTCGTCTCGCAAAGCAGCTGAATCTGCCGGAGTGA
- a CDS encoding cupredoxin domain-containing protein, which yields MHRVLAAVAAATAVASFGCRTSSSPITSGPGGRQEPAALVVISDAPAEFMPSTLTIRAGDTVEWRNTGGITHSVEFVGEVIPEGTASSPSGVMAPNETYSYTFTAPGTYAYICRFHVINGMIGKIVVLADEPASGTTANTR from the coding sequence ATGCATCGAGTTCTAGCTGCGGTGGCGGCGGCGACCGCCGTGGCCAGCTTCGGGTGCCGAACCAGCAGCAGCCCAATCACATCAGGACCAGGTGGCCGCCAAGAGCCTGCCGCGCTGGTCGTCATCAGCGACGCGCCGGCCGAGTTCATGCCGAGCACACTGACGATTAGGGCCGGCGACACCGTGGAATGGAGAAACACCGGCGGCATCACCCACAGCGTCGAGTTCGTGGGCGAGGTTATTCCGGAGGGCACGGCATCTTCGCCGTCGGGAGTCATGGCGCCCAATGAAACCTACAGTTACACGTTCACGGCGCCCGGCACTTACGCATACATCTGCCGGTTCCATGTAATTAACGGAATGATCGGCAAAATCGTCGTGCTGGCCGACGAGCCGGCCTCTGGAACCACGGCCAACACTCGCTAG